In Silene latifolia isolate original U9 population chromosome X, ASM4854445v1, whole genome shotgun sequence, the following proteins share a genomic window:
- the LOC141617756 gene encoding uncharacterized protein LOC141617756, which yields MFTIPCSIGDKSFTHAMLDLGASINVMPYALYETLGLPPLNKTDVVIQLADRSNIYPKGMVEDVLVEVDHLTFPADFYVLDMEADSRATPILLGRPFMKTSKTKIDVSNGNLTMEFDGRKLTYNIYDAMKQPSDSHSCYFLDIIEPITSQESVEALEKEEPLEESRMEEEMGEIEEDIPKQARLRISARLRGKDTGATEQAQRHLQACAVLSSTQDCFSSSSYDYQAKFLPLEASLERPLPSIIKPPTPDLKPLPDHLKYVFLGENNTLPLIISNRLESDQERRLVDVLHKYKEAFGWSIADIKGISPSTCMHKIRLEKDAKPVREPQRRLNPPMMEVVKEEIIKLLQMGIIFSISDSQWDVEFVFDDHCREAFDLLKERLVSAPIIQAPKWDRPFEIMTDASDFAIGAVLGQKDDKASYVIQYASSLLIDAQRNYTVTEKEFLAVVYALEKFRSYLLGVKVIVYTDHKSITQLVSKKDTKPRLMRWVLLLSEFDIEIREKKGLANVVADHLSRLQLNDQQMQQMGVVDGSLPHESLYSLRMTEPWYANLVNYMVTKKFPTSLSSSQRNKIKSDSRFYIWDEPYLWKMSQDQVIRRCVPDVEIPSILKHCHEYACGGHFGRIERT from the exons ATGTTCACCATACCATGCTCTATTGGGGACAAAAGTTTCACTCATGCTATGTTAGACCTTGGTGCATCAATCAATGTTATGCCATATGCCCTCTATGAGACTTTGGGACTTCCACCATTGAACAAAACCGATGTAGTGATCCAACTTGCGGATCGCTCAAACATATACCCAAAGGGGATGGTGgaggatgtgttggtagaggtaGATCACTTAACCTTTCCGGCCGACTTCTATGTTCTTGACATGGAAGCCGACTCGAGGGCCACTCCAATCCTTTTGGGGAGGCCTTTTATGAAGACCTCTAAAACCAAGATTGATGTGTCTAATGGGAACCTCACTATGGAATTTGATGGAAGGAAACTCACATACAACATCTATGATGCTATGAAACAACCTAGCGATTCACATTCATGTTATTTCTTAGACATCATTGAACCAATTACCTCTCAA gaaagTGTTGAAGCATTGGAAAAGGAAGAACCCTTAGAAGAATCTAGGATGGAGGAAGAAATGGGAGAAATTGAGGAGGACATCCCGAAACAGGCGCGACTGCGTATCTCAGCGCGACTGCGCGGCAAAGACACCGGCGCGACTGAACAAGCGCAAAGACACCTGCAAGCCTGCGCAGTTCTCAGCTCCACCCAAGATTGTTTTTCCTCCTCCTCTTATGATTATCAAGCTAAATTTCTTCCTCTAGAGGCTTCccttgaaagaccacttcccTCAATCATTAAGCCACCCACCCCCGATCTAAAACCACTCCCCGACCACTTGAAGTACGTGTTTCTTGGGGAAAACAACACTCTACCTCTCATCATTTCAAACCGCCTTGAGAGTGATCAAGAGAGGAGATTGGTGGATGTCTTGCATAAATACAAAGAAGCATTTGGATGGAGCATCGCGGATATAAAAGGAATAAGTCCAAGCACTTGCATGCACAAAATTCGATTGGAAAAAGATGCAAAACCCGTCCGTGAACCACAACGGAGGCTCAATCCACCCATGATGGAAGTTGTCAAGGAAGAAATTATCAAACTTCTCCAAATGGGTATTATCTTTTCCATTAGTGACTCccaatgg gatgtggagttcgtGTTTGATGATCATTGTAGGGAAGCATTTGACCTGTTGAAGGAGAGACTTGTATCGGCCCCAATCATTCAAGCACCCAAGTGGGATCGACCTTTTGAGATAATGACCGATGCAAGCGATTTTGCCATTGGAGCCGTGTTGGGACAAAAAGATGACAAAGCTTCATATGTGATCCAATATGCTTCATCTCTCTTGATTGATGCTCAACGAAACTACACCGTCACCgagaaggaattcttggcggtggTATATGCTCTAGAGAAGTTCCGCTCATACTTACTAGGAGTCAAGGTGATTGTCTATACCGATCACAAATCCATCACTCAACTTGTGAGCAAGAAGGACACCAAACCAAGATTAATGAGGTGGGTTCTCCTACTTAGTGAGTTTGACATagagataagagagaaaaagggattggcaaatgtggtggccgaccaccTAAGTCGACTACAACTTAATGATCAACAAATGCAACAAATGGGGGTAGTGGATGGGAGTTTGCCTCATGAATCTCTTTATAGTTTGAGGATGACGGAGCCATGGTATGCCAACTTGGTAAACTACATGGTCACCAAGAAGTTTCCCACCTCCCTTTCATCTAGCCAAAGGAACAAGATCAAGTCCGATTCTAGGTTCTATATATGGGACGAGCCATATTTGTGGAAAATGTCCCAAGACCAAGTCATCCGCCGTTGTGTGCCGGATGTAGAGATCCCATCCATCCTAAAGCATTGccatgagtacgcttgtgggggtcactttgggcgCATAGAACGCACGTAA